From Acidimicrobiales bacterium:
GAGTGGGTCCTCACCAACCGCTTCAAGGACGGATTCGAGGCCTTCCCCGAGTACTGCGCCTTCGGCTCCGGGCTCATCTCCGTGCCTCCGATGCTCTTCGGGATGCCCCCGGCCGAGGTCGTGGAGGAGCAGTGCCAGGCGGAGGGGGCGCCGGCCTGCCGGTACCGGGTGAGCTGGACCGCCCAGGATGACGAGACCCGGCGCTGGGAGAACCTGAGGTTCCGGGCCGAGGTGGGCGAGGCCCGCCTGCGGGCCATGCAGGCCACGGCGGCCGACATCGTCTCGGGGAGCGACCTGAGAGACGTCCTGGCCCGCATCGTCGAGTGGACGGGACGGGCCGTGCGGGCCTCCGGCTACCTGCTGGTGATCGATGCCGCCCCCCTGTCGGGGCGGTGGGTGCACGGTGAGGGACTGGAACGCCAGCAGCAGGAGGAGCTGGTCGGCCGGGTGCTCGACGGCACGGCCGGGGATGACATCCGGCTCTGCGCTGTGGAGGTGGTGTCGGAGCGGGCCGTCTACGGTCACCTTGTCGCGGTGAGCGAGACCGGCCGGCGGCTGTTCCCGCAGGAGGTCGAAGTCCTCCGGACCCACGCCCGCCTGGCGGCGGCAGCCCTGGACTCGGCCTCGGCTGTGCACGAGGCCCACTGGCAGGCCGACACCGCCACCGCCCTGCTCGACCTGGCCAGCTCCCTGTCCCAGCTGGCCGGCGTCCGGGAGATGGCGGACCGGGTGGCGCGGGCCGTTCCCCTCGTCGTCGACTGCGATCGGGCGTCGGTCGTCCTCATGGATGCCGAGACGCCCGTCCTGCGTTTCGTCGGGATGTGGGGGTACCCGCCGGCGGTGGAGGCGGAGCTGCGGTCCGGCGTCTACCCCGGTTACGGCCCCGAGATGCCCGACGCCGTAGACCTCTGGGACATCCGCGAGGCGGAGGACCCCGAGCTCCGCCGGTACATGGCGGCGTGCGGCTCGGCGGCGCTGGCCCGGATCCCGATCTACATGAACGGGGTGGCCGCCGGCGCGGTGATCGCTTCGGTGACCGATCGGCCCGAGCGGCTCACCCGTCATCCCAGCCTGGCCGAGCTCCTCCGGGGCGTGGCGGCCCAGGCCGGCACGGCCATAAGCAACGCCCGCCTGCTCGACCGGATCCAGCATCAGGCGCTGCACGACGCTCTGACCGGCCTGCCGAACCGGGCTCTGATCCTCGACCGCGCCGGCCAGATGCTGGCCCGGTCCCGCCGGCAGAACCGGCCGGTGGCGGCCCTGTTCGTCGACCTCGACGACTTCAAGGACATCAACGACACCTTCGGCCACGACGCAGGTGACGCCCTGCTGCGCGCCGTGGCAGCGCGGTTCACGGGGTGTCTCCGGGGCAGCGACACCGTGGGACGCATGGGAGGCGACGAGTTCGTCGTCCTGGCCGACGCGGCATCCGTCGACAACCGGCCCAATGTCCTGGCCGAGCGCCTCCACCGTGTCCTGGAGGATCCCTTCTTCATCGAGGGACCCCGGCCCCTGTCGCTCTTCGTGTCGGCCAGCATCGGGATCGCGGTGGCCGACCGGGGAAGGGCCGAGGAGCTGCTGCGAATGGCGGACATAGCCCTCTACCACGCCAAGGCCACGGGCCGGTCGTGCTACTCCGTGTTCGAGCCGGAGATGGAGAGCGAGTTCGTCGCCCGGGTCGAGCTCGAGCTCCAGCTGCGCTCCGCCCTGGACGGGGAGCAGTTCGTCCTGGAATACCAGCCCACCTTCTCCCTGGACGAGGCACGGGTCACCGGGGCCGAGGCTCTCATCCGCTGGCGCCATCCCACCCGGGGGCTGCTGGCGCCGGCCGAGTTCATACCCTCCCTGGAGGAGACCGGGCTGATCGACGACGTCGGGAGATGGGTGGTGACATCCGCGTGCCGGCAGGCGAAGGAATGGGAGCGGGCCGGCCACCCCGTCGACATGGCGGTCAACCTGTCGGCCCACCAGCTCGCCAGCGGCTGTCTGGTCGACGACGTGCGCGACGCCCTGCAGCTGACAGATCTCGATGCGTCCCGGCTGACCCTCGAGAT
This genomic window contains:
- a CDS encoding EAL domain-containing protein; translation: MTKYLVDYFRGHGRPGSLEQVLVQAGETRGVDVLTDESSWSSYAELRALLEAAATELGGMSHLTVVAASAMESVSMPEFTAALQDLGSPTALYACIADASAALSTIMEMTAEEVGPSEWVLTNRFKDGFEAFPEYCAFGSGLISVPPMLFGMPPAEVVEEQCQAEGAPACRYRVSWTAQDDETRRWENLRFRAEVGEARLRAMQATAADIVSGSDLRDVLARIVEWTGRAVRASGYLLVIDAAPLSGRWVHGEGLERQQQEELVGRVLDGTAGDDIRLCAVEVVSERAVYGHLVAVSETGRRLFPQEVEVLRTHARLAAAALDSASAVHEAHWQADTATALLDLASSLSQLAGVREMADRVARAVPLVVDCDRASVVLMDAETPVLRFVGMWGYPPAVEAELRSGVYPGYGPEMPDAVDLWDIREAEDPELRRYMAACGSAALARIPIYMNGVAAGAVIASVTDRPERLTRHPSLAELLRGVAAQAGTAISNARLLDRIQHQALHDALTGLPNRALILDRAGQMLARSRRQNRPVAALFVDLDDFKDINDTFGHDAGDALLRAVAARFTGCLRGSDTVGRMGGDEFVVLADAASVDNRPNVLAERLHRVLEDPFFIEGPRPLSLFVSASIGIAVADRGRAEELLRMADIALYHAKATGRSCYSVFEPEMESEFVARVELELQLRSALDGEQFVLEYQPTFSLDEARVTGAEALIRWRHPTRGLLAPAEFIPSLEETGLIDDVGRWVVTSACRQAKEWERAGHPVDMAVNLSAHQLASGCLVDDVRDALQLTDLDASRLTLEITESGLMVDREVAAQRLAALRALGVRLAVDDFGTGYSSFAYLRSFPVEVLKIDRTFVKDAGTAEGQALLTVMLDLGRSLGLATVAEGVETEAQLAWLREAGCSYAQGFHLARPMPPGAVLEVLEGHLVARR